GGTTCATCCAATTACGTTTGGGTGATGCGGGGCGATACACTGCAGCAGAAACATATCCGCACCGGTTTAAATGATAACACACATATTGAAGTACTGTCTGGCTTAACACCTCAGGACGTGGTGGTGATGGCCATGAATGGCAGCAGTGGCCCAATAGCGGCAAGTGGCACGGGCAGTCCTTTTTTACCAAGAATGGGAGGGCGCAGACGATGAACAACAAAATACTTGAACTACAGGAGATCCGGCGTGAGTTCGTGATGGGCACTGAAGTAGTGCGCGCGCTCAAGGGTGTTTCCTTTGACGTGCATGCTGGTGAATTCGTTACCATCATGGGGAGCAGCGGCTCCGGCAAAACAACCCTGTTGAATTTGCTGGGCTGCCTGGATAAGCCCACATCCGGCAATTACCTGCTGGATAGTGTGAATATAAAAGACTTGTCGCGTAATGAACTGGCAAGGTTGCGCAATCATAAAATAGGTTTTGTGTTCCAGGCATATAACTTGTTGCCGCGTACCTCTGCATTGGAAAATGTAGAGTTGCCTTTGTTTTATAATCCTTCACTAAGCACGCAGGAAAGAAAAGCAAGAGCAGTGAAAGCATTGCAGTCCGTAAAGTTGGGAGACCGGCTGGATCATATGCCCAATCAACTTTCCGGCGGACAGCAGCAAAGGGTGGCCATTGCGCGTGCATTAGTGAACGAACCAGTGATGATCTTAGCAGATGAAGCAACCGGTAACCTGGATACACGCACATCCTATGAGATCATGCTGCTGATGCAGGAACTGAATCAGCAACAGGGAAAGACCATCGTATTCGTTACGCACGAACCGGATATTGCCGCATTCAGCAGCAGAACGGTGATGTTGCGGGATGGCAAAGTGGTAAAAGACAGTATGAATGAAAACGTACGTTCGGCAAAGGAAGCGCTGGCTGCATTACCTGTAACGGACGACTATTAATCTGAGGGTATGCATGCAATGAACCTCATACGGATCGCATTAAAAGCACTGCAGCGTAATAAGCTGCGGGCATTCCTCACCATGCTGGGTATCATCATTGGGGTGGCCGCCGTGATTGCCATGGTAGCTATTGGTGAGGGTTCCAGGCAAAGTATTCAGTCGCAGTTGAGCAGTATGGGATCCAATATGATCACTATCCTGCCCAGCAGTAATGTAAGCGGTGGTGTAAGGATAGAAGGAACCAGCTTTCAAAGTCTTACTATTGAAGATGTAAAAGCCATACAACGGGATGCGGAATATGTGAGTGAAGTATCGCCGGTATCTTCTACAAGAGGGCAGGCTATTTATGGTGCATTGAACTGGCCTACCAGTCTGCAGGGGGTAGCACCTTCCTATTTTGATATCCGCAAGCTGGTGGTACAGGATGGCGTGAGTTTTACGGATGCTGATGTAGTCAGCTCGGCTAAAGTATGTGTATTGGGGCAAACGGTGATCAGCAATCTGTTCCCCAGTGGTGAAAGCCCTGTAGGCAAGGTGATCCGCCTCAACTCAATTCCCCTGCAGGTAATAGGTACATTGGCACCCAAGGGGCAAAGTTCCTTCGGGCAGGATCAGGATGATATTATTCTCACACCATATACAACCGTACAGAAAAGAATACTCGCCACTACCTACTTTCAGAGTATCTATGCTTCTGCTATCAATGAGAATTCCTCTGTACCGGCTACAAATGAGATCACTGCCATCCTTCGGGAAACACACCGGCTGCGGCCAGCGGATGAAAATAACTTCCAGGTAAGAACAATGGAGGAACTGATCAAAACACTTGGTTCCACCAGTAGTTTGTTAACTGTGCTGCTCACTGCTATTGCAGGGATCTCCCTGGTGATAGGAGGGATCGGTATCATGAATATCATGTATGTTTCTGTAACGGAACGAACGAAGGAAATAGGCTTGCGTATGTCCATCGGGGCAAGGGGAGTAGATATACTACTACAGTTCCTGGTAGAAGCTATCATTATCAGCATCACCGGTGGTATTATTGGGGTATTATTGGGTATCACTGCAGCACAGGTGATCACGCTCACATTAGGATGGCCTACGCTGGTGTCTGAATCCTCCATTGTATTATCCTTTATGGTGTGTGCGCTGACTGGGGTGTTTTTTGGATATTATCCTGCACAGGCCGCTTCCCGGCTGGATCCTATTGAGGCTTTGCGGTATGAATAGTTAAAATCAGCAGGTTCCATAAATCTTTTGTACTTTTCTCGGATGAAACGCATCTTCCCGTTGCTATGTTTTATCCTGCTATGCCACAGCGTGTCTGCTTTTGAGATTCCCTCATGGCTACGCTATCCCGCTATTTCACCAGATGGGAAGACCATTGTTTTTACATACCGGGGAGATCTTTATAAGGTGCCCGCAGCAGGGGGATCTGCTACCCAACTCACTACAGATAAGACTTATGAATTCATGCCGGTGTGGAGCACGGATGGACAGTCTATAGCTTTTGCAAGTGACAGGAACGGTAACTTTGATATATACATTATCCCTACCACAGGAGGAGCACCTAAACGCCTCACCTGGCATTCTGTGGATGAATACCCTTATGATATAAAGAACGGCAAAGTGATCTTCGGTGCAGTAAGGCTCGATGATCCCGATAACCGTCAATTCCCTTCAGATGCTTTGCAGGAACTATATGAAGTGCCGGCAAATGGAGGCCCTGTCACGCAATTACTTACTACACCGGCTGAAGATGCAAAGGTGAGTCCGGCAGGCCGTTATATCATCTACCACGACAGAAAAGGCCGGGAAAACATCTGGCGGAAACACCAGGTATCTTCCATTGCACGGGATATCTGGTTGTACGACAACCAGACAGGCACACATAAAAAGATCACTTCTTTTGAAGGAGAAGATCGAAATCCCGTATGGGCGGGTGAAAAGAATATTTATTATCTGAGTGAGAGAGGAGGCAGCTTTAATGTATTCACTACTGATATGGGAAATAACATACAGCAGGTGACCTTCTTCAAAGAACATCCTGTCCGCTTCCTCAGCATATCGCAGGATGCCACACTTTGTTTTGGTTATGACGGTGATATATATCTGCAGGCTAAGAACAAAAAGCCTGTTAAGGTAGCCATTGATATAGTAGCACCTGCAAAACATACAGATGAAATAAATGTGCCACTCAGGGATATAACAGAACTGGCTATACCTTCCGGTAAAGAACTGGCTTTTACTGCGCGAGGTTATATTTTCACCGGTAGTACATCGGGTAAAACATGGAAGCGTTCTGTTTATGCAGGTAACCAGGTAACAGGCATCAGCTTTTCCCCGGATGGGAAAGATCTGTTGTTTGCCAGTTTTATGGAGGGCAAATGGAGGATCACTTCTTCGTCTGCAGTGATAGCCAGTGAGCATGATTGTTACCAGCCGGTATATTCCCCGGATGGAAAGGAGATTGCTTTTATTGAAGACAGAACAACGCTGAAGATCTACAATATAGCATCGGGGAAATTCCGCACTATCCTTGGCCCTGATCAACTCACCAGCCGGAAGGAACATGATCAGTATTTTGAATGGAGCCCCGACGGCAACTGGCTGCTGGTGAAATTCAATGAACCGGGAGCCGGAAATGATGAAGTAGGTATGATCAGCACATCGGGAAAAGGAAAACTGATCAATCTCACGCAAAGCGGATACAGCGATACGGAACCGCACTGGGCGATGAATGGGAAAATGATCGTTTGGTTCACAGACCGGAATGGTTTACATAGCTATGCAAATAGCAGTACCCGCCAGAATGATGTGTATGCTTTGGAACTACCCGCAAATAAGAAGATAAGGCTAACAAATTATCCATCCCTGCTGGCCGGTGCATTGGTAAGTGGTAACGGGGAAATGCTGTATTACCTGGCTAAACAGGGAAAGAATTATGACCTCTGGTCCTGCAACCTCCGTACAAAAGAAACGAAAATGCTGCTGTCGCTGAATATAGAGGAAACAGTCATGCAATGGGATAAAGAGAAGAAATTGATCTATATGCTGGCAGATGGAAAGATACTAAAAGTAGATCCCCTTGCCGGAAAGAAAGAGGAGATAGTATTCACAGGCACCTTTCCTGTAAATGTAAGAGAAGAAAGAAAAGAGATGTTTGATTACATCTGGAACAAAACTAAAAAGACCTTCTATACTGCCGGCATGCATGGTGTAAATTGGGATGCACTGAAAGTAAGCTATGGAAAATTCCTTCCTTTCATCGATAATAATTATGACATGGCTGAAATGCTCAATGAGTTGTTAGGTGAATTAAATGTAAGCCATACTGGAGCTACCTATCGCCCTGACAGAAAGGACGGGGATATCACAGCTTCTTTGGGCGTATTCTATCAGGGCACAACCATCAAGGAGATCATGAAGGGCGGCCCGCTGGAAGGTTTAGTGAAACCCGGTGAGGTGATAGAAGCAATAGATGGAGAAAAAAACCAACCAGACAAAGACTTTGCAGCCTACCTTAACCGCAAAGCCGGGAAAGAGATCGTACTTACCGTATCAGGGAGGCAGATCAAAGTAAAGCCCATCAATCCGGCAGCAGAATTTGATCTTGTATATGAACGGTGGGTGAAACGTAATGAGGAAGAAGTGAGTAAACTCAGCCATGGCACATTGGGATACGTGCATCTCTATCGTATGAATGATAATGCTTACCGTCAGACCTATGAAGAAGTACTGGGCAAATATCCCGGCAGGAAAGGCATTGTGGTGGATACGCGCTTCAACAGGGGTGGGGACCTGGCATCGGAACTGATCATGTTCCTCGGTGGTAAAAAGGTAAGGGATAACACCACAGACCATTTCCTGGTGAACAGCGAGCCTTCTTTCAGGTGGGCGAAACCTTCCATCGTACTGGCCTGCGAAGCGAATTACAGCGATGGCCAATGTTTTGCACATGATTACCAGGTATTGAAAATGGGCAAACTGGTAGGCATGCCTGTTCCCGGAAGCTGTACCTGGATGACGGGGCAAACGATGATGGACAATACCATGCACTTCAGTGTACCCACTGTAGGAGTAAAAGACCTGCAGGGAAGATATCTTGAAAATGTAAGTACACAACCGGACGTTGAGGTGATGAATGAATTTGATAAAGTGGCCAAAGGAGAGGACCAGCAACTGCAGGCAGCCATCCGGGAACTGATAAAAGATCTGAAGTGACAGGGGAAGAAAACAATAGCGCTTATTGGGAAGGCATCAGGAAAGGAAATAAACAATCCTTTTTTGATCTCTATAACAATACCTATTTCCACCTGGTGCGGTTTGGGTTGAAAGTCACGGCCAATGATGAATTGGTGAAAGATACGGTTACGCAGCTCTTTCTGCAGCTCTGGGAAAAGCGGCACAGGCTAAATGAAGTAACGCAGGTAAGGGCTTACCTGTTCACCTCCCTGCGCAGGATGCTGATAGATCAGCTGGAATACCATGCAAAGATAGACACGGCTATTGAGCGGATGGCTCAGCAGGAGGTAACAACAGAACTGCCCTATGAAGAGATAATTGTACGTGTGCAGCAGGATGAAGAGTTGAAACGCAAACTGTATCATGCCCTGCAGCAGTTAACTCCCCGCCAGAAAGAATTGATCGGGCTGATGTTTTTTGAAGGATATTCTTATCAGCAGATCGCAGAGCATACTTCTCAAAGTGTAAAAACGGTATATAATACCATCTATAATGCCATCCACCTGCTCCGGCAGCTCCTCAAATAAAAAATTTAAATTTTCTTTGGGTAAAACGCACCTTTCTGCCGTCAGTAGTAGAAAGGTGTATGTAGATGGACCAAAATTACCGTAACGCAGAGGATTTCCTCTGTGATGAATCCTTTCAACGTTATTGCCTGGGTACAGACCCATCTGCCACTGCACAGTGGGAGGAATGGATGGAAGCGCATCCGGAAGCCGCTGCGGATATAGCAGAAGCCAAAAAGATCTTTGCTATCCTGAATGCCAACCAGGGAAACCTGCAGGAGCAGGCTGCCCAGCTGCAGGATGGGATGGACCGTTCTATCTTACTGAAAGAAGCATTGGAAGAAACACCTAGACGCAAATTCCGCTACATCTCCATCGCCGCCGCTTTTGTGGTATTACTCAGCCTTCCGCTGATCTGGAAATACACCACTGATAAAGATAAGATGCCCGCACTGGCCGCAACCATCCAGTCCGGCACCGAACCCAGGAAAACACTGGTGCTTTCAGATGGTTCCGTACTGACCATGAGGAACAACAGTACCGTCTCTCTCTCAGAAGGATTTGGAAAAAGCAACCGGATTCTCACCCTTTCCGGTGAAGCCTTTTTTGATGTAAAACCAGATCCTGCACATCCCTTCATCGTACATACAAAAGACGTTAGTATAGAAGTATTAGGCACCGTATTCAACGTGAGCGCCTATCCGGAGAACGTATATACAGAAACAGCCCTTTTCAGGGGAAAGGTATCCGTTACCTCTAAAACAAACCCGGAGCACAAAACCATCCTTACACCAAATCAAAAACTCGTAGTCTATGCCGGTAAGGCAAAAGATACTGCTGCATTAAAAGTACGCTCCCTGGCGGTAGACCCCCAGGACCATAAAGCAAAGGAAATTGCATGGGTAAGAAGCAGGCTGAAGATCCAGGATGAATCATTAGAGCAGATCGCCATCCGTTTGCAGAAATGGTATGGCATACAGATCGTTATCACAGACGAAGCCGTGAAGCAATACAGCTATTCGGGCACTTTTGAAAGTGAAACAGTGATCAAAGCATTGGAAGCACTACAGTTATCTTATCCCTTCAGTTTTCAGATGGAGCAGAGCAGGATCGTAATCAGTAAATAAAAATAAAGTGGGAAGTGTTGGCGCACTTCCCGGCGGTTAGTTAAAAGAATTAGGGTATTCATTCACTAAACCATAACAAAGTTATGAGAAAAAATGTGTTGGAGCCGGGTTTTATATGCCCGTTTCCATCTAAACGCGCGCTAATATTAGCTATGAAACTAATTACGCTACTGCTTCTTTTAGGCCTGCAGGTTTATGCCGTGAACGGTGCAGGGCAGGATAAGATCAGCTTGGACCTGCGGAAAAGCAGCATCCGGCAGATCCTGAACGAGGTGGAAAAACAAACGGACTACCGTTTTGTATACCACACAGGCACTTTGCCGGATAACCAGCGGGTGAGTATTTCTGTACAGAATGCCAACCTGGCCCAGGTACTTTCCCGCGCTTTTGCAGGACTGGGATTGGGTTATGTGGTGAAGGAAGATAACCTGGTGGTGATCATGCCTTCCAACAAAAATGCCCCGGTAGATAAAGTAGTGAAAGGGCGCGTAACAGGTTCTTCTAATGAAGCCCTGCCGGGCGTAACCATCCAGGTGACCGGAACCGCTACCGGCACCGTAACAGATGCGACTGGCCGCTTTGCAGTAGCTGTGCCGGATGGCGCTAAAACACTGGACTTCTCTCTCCTGGGCTTCATTGCCCAGCAGGTAACGATAGGTGACCGGGAAGAGATCAATGTAGTACTGCAACCTTCTACCACCAGTCTTGGTGAAGTAGTGGTAACAGGTTACACCGGTTATAACAGAAGTAAATCTGTTTCTGCTGCCACTACTATCGGTGGTGATAAGATCAATGATGTCCCTTCCGCCACTTTTGAACAGGCCCTGCAGGGCCGCGTTCCCGGTTTACAGGTAAACGCTGTATCCGGTCAGCCGGGTACCAGTGCTAAAGTTACTTTGCGTGGTGTGGGTACCATTGCCGGTAATACCTCTGTATTGTATGTGATGGATGGTGTGCCTATTGAAGCAGGTACTTTTCAGTCTATTAACCCCGGAGATATTGAATCTGTAACCGTGTTGAAAGATGCTTCTGCAAAAGCACTGTATGGTTCAAGAGGTTCCAATGGCGTGATCGTGATCACTACCAAAAAAGGGAAGTCAGGAAAAGTAGCCGTGGAATACAGGTCACAATATGGAGTTTCTACATTAACCACTCCCCGTTTCGATATGATGAACTCCGCACAGCGGAAAGAATTTGAAGAGGGCATTGGTGTGGAAACCGGCGCGGAAGCGGGTCCTTTCTGGATCTATTCCAAACTGAACCCGGATTATGCAGGTAAATCTCCTGCTGAAAAAGCTGAAGCAGACCGTATTGTAGATAGTCTTCTCCACCTGGATACAGACTGGAGAGACCTGTTCATGCGCAACGGCCGTTATATGGAACAACAGGTTAGCGCCAGCGGCGGTAATGAAAATATCCGCTTTTACTCCTCCCTCAATTACTTTGATCAGCAGGGATTGGTAAGAGTATCAGACCTTAAACGTTACACACTAAAAAACAATCTGGACTTCACGGCAGGTAAATTAACTGCCAACTTAAACGTGAACGCAGGGTATTCAAAGGGTAATCTCATTCAGAACGAAGGTGGTTCAGGGGCTAATAACCCTTTATCTGCCGTGTACTATGCGTTGCCCTATGAATACCCTTTTGCGCCTGATGGCAAATTGGTTACCACAGGCGATGGTTCCAATTATCCGGTGCTGGACTTAAGGGAAGGAAGTGATTCCTATGAAAGGATGCTGAACACTACCAGGAAACAGAACCAACTGAAACTGATTGTGAGCACTTCGCTCAGTTATGAGATCGTAAAAGGACTCGTGGCTAAAACAAGATTGGGTATCGATTACCGCGATCAGGTGAATGAAGAATGGATCAACCCGGATTCTTATGCAGGCCGCAGGGTATCTAACGGAAGACTTGGTAGTTATAATGAAGGTTCTGTAAAGAATTCTTCCCTGATCTCCACTTCCGGGCTTACTTATAATACTACATTCAATTCAAAACATGAACTGGAGGTCTCCGGTTATTTTGAATACCTGCAGAACAGGTACAGCACTTTCGGTTTTACCGGTTACGGATTAGATCCGAGATTACCTGAAACACCTGCTGGTGTGGGAGACCCGGGAACATATACGCCGCTGCTTACCGGGGGCAAGTCTAAGAATGCTACCGCTTCTTACATCGGTTTGCTGCGTTACACCTACAACAATAAGTATACCTTCAACGGAAGTTACAGAAGGGATGGTTCTTCCATGGTGCCGCCCACTAACAGGTGGCATGGTTTCTATTCTGCAGGGGTAGCCTGGGAAGCTAAGCGCGAACAGTTCCTGGAAGATGTCAGCTTTATTGCTACACTGCGTTTCAGGGCCAGCTATGGTACCACTGCCAGCCAGTTTGGTAGCGACTTTGCTTACCTGGCCACTTTTGCCAGGGCTTCTTATGGAGGTAATGCCGCTATTGTTCCCAGCCAGCCCGGTAACCCTGAGTATGATTGGGAATATGCAAAAGAGTTCAACGCAGGTTTCGATATCGGGCTCACAAAAAGCAACCG
This DNA window, taken from Chitinophaga niabensis, encodes the following:
- a CDS encoding RNA polymerase sigma factor, translating into MTGEENNSAYWEGIRKGNKQSFFDLYNNTYFHLVRFGLKVTANDELVKDTVTQLFLQLWEKRHRLNEVTQVRAYLFTSLRRMLIDQLEYHAKIDTAIERMAQQEVTTELPYEEIIVRVQQDEELKRKLYHALQQLTPRQKELIGLMFFEGYSYQQIAEHTSQSVKTVYNTIYNAIHLLRQLLK
- a CDS encoding FecR family protein, which produces MDQNYRNAEDFLCDESFQRYCLGTDPSATAQWEEWMEAHPEAAADIAEAKKIFAILNANQGNLQEQAAQLQDGMDRSILLKEALEETPRRKFRYISIAAAFVVLLSLPLIWKYTTDKDKMPALAATIQSGTEPRKTLVLSDGSVLTMRNNSTVSLSEGFGKSNRILTLSGEAFFDVKPDPAHPFIVHTKDVSIEVLGTVFNVSAYPENVYTETALFRGKVSVTSKTNPEHKTILTPNQKLVVYAGKAKDTAALKVRSLAVDPQDHKAKEIAWVRSRLKIQDESLEQIAIRLQKWYGIQIVITDEAVKQYSYSGTFESETVIKALEALQLSYPFSFQMEQSRIVISK
- a CDS encoding SusC/RagA family TonB-linked outer membrane protein is translated as MKLITLLLLLGLQVYAVNGAGQDKISLDLRKSSIRQILNEVEKQTDYRFVYHTGTLPDNQRVSISVQNANLAQVLSRAFAGLGLGYVVKEDNLVVIMPSNKNAPVDKVVKGRVTGSSNEALPGVTIQVTGTATGTVTDATGRFAVAVPDGAKTLDFSLLGFIAQQVTIGDREEINVVLQPSTTSLGEVVVTGYTGYNRSKSVSAATTIGGDKINDVPSATFEQALQGRVPGLQVNAVSGQPGTSAKVTLRGVGTIAGNTSVLYVMDGVPIEAGTFQSINPGDIESVTVLKDASAKALYGSRGSNGVIVITTKKGKSGKVAVEYRSQYGVSTLTTPRFDMMNSAQRKEFEEGIGVETGAEAGPFWIYSKLNPDYAGKSPAEKAEADRIVDSLLHLDTDWRDLFMRNGRYMEQQVSASGGNENIRFYSSLNYFDQQGLVRVSDLKRYTLKNNLDFTAGKLTANLNVNAGYSKGNLIQNEGGSGANNPLSAVYYALPYEYPFAPDGKLVTTGDGSNYPVLDLREGSDSYERMLNTTRKQNQLKLIVSTSLSYEIVKGLVAKTRLGIDYRDQVNEEWINPDSYAGRRVSNGRLGSYNEGSVKNSSLISTSGLTYNTTFNSKHELEVSGYFEYLQNRYSTFGFTGYGLDPRLPETPAGVGDPGTYTPLLTGGKSKNATASYIGLLRYTYNNKYTFNGSYRRDGSSMVPPTNRWHGFYSAGVAWEAKREQFLEDVSFIATLRFRASYGTTASQFGSDFAYLATFARASYGGNAAIVPSQPGNPEYDWEYAKEFNAGFDIGLTKSNRIRLTMEYYNRITSNLFIDQRLSFTAGVPDETLPISSGKMRNRGVEIDLQGDIVRKNDLTWTVGVNMAYNKNKVLDLGGAEEFENGYTGIIRVGLPFGAHYAPKWAGVNPANGDPQYYTATGEITTDYNAATMSVAEFGTYIPEITGGFNTSLTWKNFYANALLSFNARVMRYNNEDYFNENPSFITSNQSTRLLYNRWKKPGDNAILPRIDADRNYTSRDIQDASFLRLRNANIGYNLPKSALGNMKYIKGLQIYVQGQNLFTWTKWRGFDPENGNEYARFSYPAPRTYVVGLNVNF
- a CDS encoding ABC transporter ATP-binding protein translates to MNNKILELQEIRREFVMGTEVVRALKGVSFDVHAGEFVTIMGSSGSGKTTLLNLLGCLDKPTSGNYLLDSVNIKDLSRNELARLRNHKIGFVFQAYNLLPRTSALENVELPLFYNPSLSTQERKARAVKALQSVKLGDRLDHMPNQLSGGQQQRVAIARALVNEPVMILADEATGNLDTRTSYEIMLLMQELNQQQGKTIVFVTHEPDIAAFSSRTVMLRDGKVVKDSMNENVRSAKEALAALPVTDDY
- a CDS encoding ABC transporter permease gives rise to the protein MHAMNLIRIALKALQRNKLRAFLTMLGIIIGVAAVIAMVAIGEGSRQSIQSQLSSMGSNMITILPSSNVSGGVRIEGTSFQSLTIEDVKAIQRDAEYVSEVSPVSSTRGQAIYGALNWPTSLQGVAPSYFDIRKLVVQDGVSFTDADVVSSAKVCVLGQTVISNLFPSGESPVGKVIRLNSIPLQVIGTLAPKGQSSFGQDQDDIILTPYTTVQKRILATTYFQSIYASAINENSSVPATNEITAILRETHRLRPADENNFQVRTMEELIKTLGSTSSLLTVLLTAIAGISLVIGGIGIMNIMYVSVTERTKEIGLRMSIGARGVDILLQFLVEAIIISITGGIIGVLLGITAAQVITLTLGWPTLVSESSIVLSFMVCALTGVFFGYYPAQAASRLDPIEALRYE
- a CDS encoding S41 family peptidase, whose product is MKRIFPLLCFILLCHSVSAFEIPSWLRYPAISPDGKTIVFTYRGDLYKVPAAGGSATQLTTDKTYEFMPVWSTDGQSIAFASDRNGNFDIYIIPTTGGAPKRLTWHSVDEYPYDIKNGKVIFGAVRLDDPDNRQFPSDALQELYEVPANGGPVTQLLTTPAEDAKVSPAGRYIIYHDRKGRENIWRKHQVSSIARDIWLYDNQTGTHKKITSFEGEDRNPVWAGEKNIYYLSERGGSFNVFTTDMGNNIQQVTFFKEHPVRFLSISQDATLCFGYDGDIYLQAKNKKPVKVAIDIVAPAKHTDEINVPLRDITELAIPSGKELAFTARGYIFTGSTSGKTWKRSVYAGNQVTGISFSPDGKDLLFASFMEGKWRITSSSAVIASEHDCYQPVYSPDGKEIAFIEDRTTLKIYNIASGKFRTILGPDQLTSRKEHDQYFEWSPDGNWLLVKFNEPGAGNDEVGMISTSGKGKLINLTQSGYSDTEPHWAMNGKMIVWFTDRNGLHSYANSSTRQNDVYALELPANKKIRLTNYPSLLAGALVSGNGEMLYYLAKQGKNYDLWSCNLRTKETKMLLSLNIEETVMQWDKEKKLIYMLADGKILKVDPLAGKKEEIVFTGTFPVNVREERKEMFDYIWNKTKKTFYTAGMHGVNWDALKVSYGKFLPFIDNNYDMAEMLNELLGELNVSHTGATYRPDRKDGDITASLGVFYQGTTIKEIMKGGPLEGLVKPGEVIEAIDGEKNQPDKDFAAYLNRKAGKEIVLTVSGRQIKVKPINPAAEFDLVYERWVKRNEEEVSKLSHGTLGYVHLYRMNDNAYRQTYEEVLGKYPGRKGIVVDTRFNRGGDLASELIMFLGGKKVRDNTTDHFLVNSEPSFRWAKPSIVLACEANYSDGQCFAHDYQVLKMGKLVGMPVPGSCTWMTGQTMMDNTMHFSVPTVGVKDLQGRYLENVSTQPDVEVMNEFDKVAKGEDQQLQAAIRELIKDLK